GATTTGTTAAATGTTGCATTCAGCAGCTTGTCCGCTGCAATGCTTATGCCTCGAACTCATCTTAATTATAACAAATTTTTATTCAAGTGAGTTAACCCTTTTTCTGTATTCCCAGTAAGGTTTATTCACCTGAACAGCACAATTCTCTCTTGTTTTCAGTGATTCTATAAGACTTATCATATAATCTTTTGGGAGCTCAGGAGATATGTAATAAGCACCATCAAATAGTTCCCGTTCATTCTTTAACTGCCCGTCTCTTTTTGCAGCATCTAATACATTTTGATGATGTGTCCAAAGATAAAGGCCAATATTTATCCAAATACTTTCTGTCATCGGAAAACTATCAACGATACTAAAGGTTTCCGAGATTGTTTTCGGGGTCTCTCCTGGTGCACCAATTAGAATGGAAAGTCCAAAAGGAATATCTGAATTACTTAGATTACTCAAAGCTTCCCTGATATGGCTGGTCCTATAACCACGCTTCATATTTGCAAGCATCTTTTCAGAAGCTGTTTCGATGGAGAGGCCGACATAATCACATCCGGATTCTTTCATCAACCTACAAAAGTCTTTTGTAATCCCCAGCGGTTTAATGGCGCCGGATCTCCATTTGATCTTAAGCTGACGATCAATTATCTCCTTGCAGATCGCTTCCGCATGCTTTTTGGGACAATTAAAACTGTTATCGCTAAAGTTAATATTTCCTGAGTTCGTCGTTTTCATTACATGCTTGATTTCTTTTATTACTCGCTCTGGGGATTTTAAACGATAGCGTGTCCCTTCAAGTGAACTATGGGGACAAAAGGTACACCGAAAGCCGCAGCCTCGTTTGCTATACAAAGCATAAGCTATATTCTGCTCATTGTATTTATTACTTTCGAACAGATCATAAGCAGGAAAAGCTGTATCATCCAGATCCGCAACCAAATCTCTTGCTACCTTATTAATCTCACCTGCCTTTCTGAAAATACATCC
The nucleotide sequence above comes from Thermodesulfobacteriota bacterium. Encoded proteins:
- a CDS encoding radical SAM protein, producing the protein MKVLIISGTFLPLTSSRLQMSPSGAAYIAGAARKEGHTVEIFDCYVASNLIEELKKKLSKFRPDVIGISITIVTSDIRDEEADFGTKYIDMRPKIKSIVDTIKQNTNAHIILGGPGFNYYAKEWLDYLSMDYGIRGEGEYSFPLYLNRLEKNGDISSVPGCIFRKAGEINKVARDLVADLDDTAFPAYDLFESNKYNEQNIAYALYSKRGCGFRCTFCPHSSLEGTRYRLKSPERVIKEIKHVMKTTNSGNINFSDNSFNCPKKHAEAICKEIIDRQLKIKWRSGAIKPLGITKDFCRLMKESGCDYVGLSIETASEKMLANMKRGYRTSHIREALSNLSNSDIPFGLSILIGAPGETPKTISETFSIVDSFPMTESIWINIGLYLWTHHQNVLDAAKRDGQLKNERELFDGAYYISPELPKDYMISLIESLKTRENCAVQVNKPYWEYRKRVNSLE